In a single window of the Atlantibacter hermannii genome:
- a CDS encoding Predicted outer membrane protein: protein MQKRKTLKGLLAVSAVVAMFSTVGVQAQTQSSAAQNGAAGQTAANAKLSSGDEQALKDMAQANINEVAAAKIALSKAQSSEVKAYAQKMVDDHGSALTKVQAVAKQKGVTLPSEPDAKHKAMAEKLEKQSGDDFDKMYMENAGTKDHEMVLSKLKSDAEKIKDPDVKALADAHTPVVEQHLKEAQQMEKQKDK, encoded by the coding sequence ATGCAAAAACGTAAAACCTTGAAAGGGCTGCTGGCTGTATCAGCAGTTGTCGCGATGTTCAGCACTGTTGGTGTGCAAGCTCAAACACAATCGAGTGCCGCGCAAAATGGCGCAGCAGGCCAGACCGCCGCGAATGCAAAACTCAGTTCCGGTGATGAACAAGCGCTGAAAGACATGGCACAGGCCAATATCAATGAAGTCGCCGCCGCCAAAATCGCCCTTAGCAAGGCCCAAAGCAGTGAAGTCAAAGCATATGCTCAGAAGATGGTTGATGACCACGGTAGTGCGTTAACGAAAGTTCAGGCCGTTGCCAAGCAAAAAGGCGTAACCCTGCCAAGTGAGCCGGACGCCAAACACAAAGCCATGGCCGAAAAACTGGAAAAACAGAGCGGCGACGACTTTGACAAGATGTATATGGAAAATGCAGGCACCAAAGATCATGAAATGGTGCTGTCTAAGCTGAAAAGCGATGCCGAAAAAATCAAAGATCCCGACGTGAAGGCTCTGGCCGACGCGCACACGCCCGTTGTTGAGCAGCACCTGAAAGAAGCTCAGCAGATGGAAAAGCAGAAAGATAAATAA
- the btuE_2 gene encoding vitamin B12 transport periplasmic protein BtuE — translation MTTFHELTATSLRGQPISMADYAGKLILVVNTASQCGFTPQYAGLEALYQKYAARGLMVLGFPCNQFGKQEPGGVDEIEQTCHINYGVSFPMFEKVDVNGAAAHPVFRYLKQELPGVLGSRIKWNFTKFLIGRDGKPLKRFAPFTTPEKMENDILAALN, via the coding sequence ATGACCACCTTTCATGAACTTACTGCGACCAGTTTGCGTGGTCAGCCCATCTCGATGGCCGATTACGCTGGCAAACTGATTCTGGTGGTGAATACCGCCAGCCAGTGTGGCTTTACGCCGCAGTACGCCGGTCTTGAAGCGCTTTATCAAAAGTACGCTGCCCGGGGCCTGATGGTGCTCGGTTTTCCCTGCAACCAGTTCGGTAAACAGGAACCTGGCGGCGTCGACGAAATCGAACAAACCTGCCACATCAACTACGGTGTGAGCTTTCCGATGTTCGAAAAAGTGGACGTCAATGGCGCCGCTGCCCACCCGGTGTTTCGCTATCTAAAACAGGAATTGCCCGGCGTGTTGGGTAGTCGAATCAAATGGAACTTCACCAAGTTTTTAATCGGACGCGACGGCAAACCGCTCAAACGTTTCGCCCCCTTCACCACACCGGAAAAAATGGAAAACGACATCCTTGCTGCGCTTAACTAA
- the tetD_2 gene encoding putative regulatory protein AraC family: protein MNNQSTFCSELINWIENNINERLHLDDIALKSGYSKWHLQRLFKNNTGISLGLFIKRRKLEFAYNDILTKKDTITEIALNYGFESLQGFTRAFTRRYQFPPSDIRKNRLRE from the coding sequence ATGAATAATCAATCTACTTTCTGCTCCGAACTCATCAACTGGATAGAAAATAATATTAATGAGAGACTTCATCTCGATGATATCGCCCTCAAATCCGGCTATTCAAAATGGCATCTGCAGAGATTGTTTAAAAATAACACTGGAATTTCTCTTGGCCTGTTTATTAAACGCAGGAAACTGGAGTTTGCATACAATGATATCTTAACAAAAAAGGACACAATCACTGAAATTGCATTGAATTATGGTTTTGAATCCTTACAGGGGTTTACCCGCGCTTTTACGAGGCGATATCAATTTCCCCCTTCAGATATCCGTAAAAACCGTTTACGGGAATAA
- a CDS encoding putative acetyltransferase: protein MTTFTIKSARYADLATLREIELAAFETLREAGAVTGMPTATPLETLNQWRENGLLYVAYATDSWPVGFAGAYVHEEWLHIAEADVHPDWQRQGIGRCLLLALLDEGRKRSLRGASLTTDRDAAFNAPFYASLGFIRLEGDAIPLRIRALLTREADSGLDPARRIAMALRYDGMQATAT from the coding sequence ATGACAACGTTCACCATTAAATCTGCGCGGTACGCTGATTTAGCTACATTACGGGAGATTGAACTCGCTGCGTTTGAGACGCTCCGGGAAGCGGGCGCGGTGACAGGAATGCCGACGGCAACTCCCCTGGAAACACTTAATCAGTGGCGTGAGAACGGGCTACTGTACGTGGCGTACGCCACAGATTCGTGGCCGGTAGGGTTCGCGGGCGCTTATGTTCACGAAGAGTGGCTGCATATCGCTGAAGCCGACGTGCATCCGGACTGGCAACGACAGGGTATTGGGCGGTGTTTGCTTCTCGCCTTGCTGGATGAAGGCCGAAAGCGCAGTTTGCGAGGCGCGTCGCTGACAACCGACCGAGACGCAGCGTTTAACGCTCCGTTTTATGCCTCGCTGGGTTTTATCCGGCTGGAAGGCGACGCGATCCCGCTCCGGATAAGAGCGTTACTGACCCGGGAAGCCGACAGCGGGCTCGACCCCGCGCGACGGATAGCGATGGCGTTAAGGTATGACGGAATGCAGGCCACCGCGACATAG
- a CDS encoding putative transcriptional regulator: MSYYSREVRRQMILETAVNIAYQDGLSAMTVRRIAQEAQIAIGQIHHHFSTVGELRSEAFKLSVDQALNLLVEEGLKESASCLQMLYWCLFTGNNEEAHKYSKLWKEAEVISFHDENMCDAIRQVTKAWHTTIVNLLEKGALHSEFKYDRPKELIAWDFIAYSHGLDGIFTLGLEGFGQKEYRENTQAFIRSQIEIIT, from the coding sequence ATGTCTTATTACAGTCGAGAGGTAAGACGGCAGATGATACTGGAAACAGCAGTAAACATTGCTTACCAGGACGGATTATCGGCTATGACAGTAAGGCGAATCGCACAGGAAGCACAAATTGCTATTGGACAAATTCATCACCACTTTTCTACTGTCGGCGAATTAAGGTCTGAAGCATTTAAACTTTCAGTGGATCAGGCCCTTAATCTTCTGGTCGAAGAAGGGTTAAAAGAAAGCGCCAGTTGCCTGCAAATGCTTTACTGGTGTCTGTTTACTGGAAATAATGAAGAGGCGCATAAATACAGCAAGTTATGGAAAGAAGCTGAAGTTATCTCATTTCATGATGAAAATATGTGTGACGCCATTCGGCAGGTTACCAAAGCATGGCATACAACGATCGTCAATCTCCTTGAGAAGGGCGCTCTACATTCAGAATTTAAATATGACCGACCGAAAGAGCTCATAGCCTGGGATTTCATTGCCTATTCACATGGCCTCGATGGAATATTCACCCTTGGGCTTGAAGGTTTCGGTCAGAAAGAATACCGGGAAAATACACAGGCCTTTATAAGAAGCCAGATAGAGATAATCACGTAA
- a CDS encoding putative lipoprotein: MSIKPLTTIALVLPLLLTACAGPQSSVDRNASHAAAALDRIHFDPNTRPLRADTIKALKPTLQQLYAQGKKDRADGLSLAEARKRVESLNNPDVLSGGDKMRINNKEYDADSPEKQRQILVDAATSSYWDGYNGRP, encoded by the coding sequence ATGTCTATCAAACCTCTTACTACAATTGCACTTGTCCTTCCGTTGCTGCTAACAGCCTGCGCCGGTCCACAGTCCAGCGTTGATCGTAATGCCAGCCACGCAGCCGCAGCGCTTGATCGTATCCATTTTGACCCCAACACCCGCCCGTTACGGGCAGATACCATCAAGGCGCTGAAGCCCACCTTGCAGCAACTCTATGCGCAAGGGAAAAAGGATCGCGCGGACGGTCTCTCTTTAGCCGAGGCCAGAAAGCGCGTTGAGAGTTTAAACAACCCAGACGTCCTGTCCGGTGGTGATAAGATGCGGATTAACAACAAAGAATATGATGCAGACTCCCCGGAAAAGCAGCGGCAAATTCTGGTGGATGCAGCAACATCCTCATACTGGGATGGTTATAACGGCCGCCCCTGA
- the terF gene encoding TerF, with the protein MQLQPGQNTPLNLATASLQLDYPQKSGFQGEPDIGVFMLSDQGKVSRDEDFIFFNNPRSPEGSVQLTSAADHATLQLDLQNIPATIHKIAVTLVIDGRDNLSGLLHLTMALEGVAKFVPETEGRQEKALILAEFYRHQGNWKLRAVGQGFHGGLEPLAIHYGVDVEKPVENAAASPAAPKISLEKKLASKAPRLVSLAKQATVSLSKHKLDTVNARVAFVLDASGSMKGQFSKGKVQAVLDRIAVLAAQFDDDGTMDVWGFAERHKKYPDVTLDNLDGYIQAIQGTSKRSAWENLPGLGGTNNEPPVMEEIIDYFADSTLPVYVVFITDGGITKTRQIKEAIRRSANTPVFWKFVGLGGTHYGILKNLDEFTDRTLDNTHFFAMDDFGTLGDDKLYDLLLEEFREWHDNALSLNLLNHS; encoded by the coding sequence ATGCAGTTACAGCCCGGACAAAATACACCTCTTAACCTCGCCACAGCGAGCCTTCAGCTTGATTATCCGCAAAAGTCCGGATTTCAGGGCGAGCCGGATATCGGCGTGTTTATGCTGAGTGATCAGGGAAAAGTGAGCCGGGATGAAGATTTTATCTTCTTTAATAATCCCCGTTCTCCGGAAGGCAGCGTGCAATTAACCAGTGCGGCGGATCACGCCACGCTTCAACTTGATTTGCAAAATATTCCGGCCACGATTCATAAAATCGCCGTTACCCTGGTGATCGATGGCCGGGATAATCTCAGCGGCCTGCTTCACTTAACCATGGCGCTTGAAGGCGTGGCGAAGTTTGTCCCGGAAACCGAAGGCCGGCAGGAAAAGGCGCTTATTCTGGCAGAATTTTACCGCCATCAGGGAAACTGGAAATTGCGCGCCGTCGGGCAGGGTTTTCATGGTGGACTTGAACCGCTGGCCATTCATTACGGTGTGGATGTGGAAAAGCCCGTCGAAAACGCCGCCGCTTCGCCAGCAGCGCCAAAAATCAGCCTCGAGAAAAAGCTCGCGTCAAAAGCGCCCAGGTTGGTCAGTCTGGCAAAACAGGCAACGGTCAGCCTGAGTAAACATAAGCTCGACACCGTCAATGCCCGAGTGGCGTTTGTTCTGGACGCATCCGGCTCCATGAAAGGTCAGTTCTCTAAAGGCAAGGTGCAGGCGGTGCTGGATCGTATCGCCGTACTGGCAGCGCAGTTTGATGACGACGGGACGATGGATGTATGGGGTTTTGCCGAACGACATAAAAAATACCCGGATGTCACGCTGGATAATCTTGATGGCTATATTCAGGCCATTCAGGGCACCAGCAAACGTTCCGCCTGGGAAAATTTGCCCGGGCTGGGCGGTACGAATAACGAACCGCCGGTGATGGAAGAGATAATTGATTATTTTGCTGACAGCACCCTGCCGGTATACGTGGTGTTCATTACCGATGGCGGCATTACCAAAACGCGGCAGATTAAAGAAGCTATCCGGCGTTCGGCCAACACGCCTGTTTTCTGGAAGTTTGTCGGACTGGGCGGAACTCATTACGGCATACTGAAAAATCTCGATGAGTTTACTGACCGCACGCTTGATAACACCCATTTCTTTGCAATGGATGATTTTGGCACGCTTGGGGATGACAAACTGTACGATTTACTGCTGGAAGAGTTCAGGGAGTGGCACGATAACGCTCTCTCCCTGAATCTGCTTAATCATTCCTGA
- the acrF_2 gene encoding multidrug efflux system protein, which produces MSQFFIRRPIFAWVIALFIILSGVIAIPQLPVAQYPSVAPPSLSITVTYPGATPQTMNESVISLIERELSGVDDLLYYESTSDTSGVATITVTFKPGTDIRLAQVDVQNQIKVVEPRLPQSVRQNGLSVEAASSGFLMMVGLNSPGGKFSEADLSDYFARKITDELRRIDGVGKVQAFGSEKAMRIWVDPSKLIAYKLSISDINTAITEQNAQVSPGKLGDSPATTSQLTAYPLDVNGQLGTPEEFRKIVLKANPDGSQVTLGDVSRVELGLQSYAFAIRENSHGSTAAAIQLSPGANAVRTSDAVKARMQDLAKSFPSGMEYSIPFDTSPFVKISIEKVVHTFIEAMVLVFLVMYLFLQNVRYTFIPAIVAPVALLGTFTVMMLAGFSINVLTMYGMVLAIGIIVDDAIVVVENVERLMAEEGLSPEEATIKAMKEISGAVVGITLVLTAVFLPMGLASGSVGVIYRQFTLSMAVSILFSAFLALTLTPALCATLLKPVTANSHKKNRFFTWFNSAFDRLTGRYEKGVTRVIRKTGRMTLIYLTLCGVLYLAFKFLPSSFLPEEDQGYFITSIQLPADATMKRTEAVVKEYEKVVMERPGVERNVSILGFSFSGAGSNSAMAFTTLKDWDQRNGATAQNEVTHVQNALGDIPQATITSLLPPAISELSTSSGFTLRLEDRAGHGYPALVNALNMLLEKAGKSEALYGVYMDGLPDGMGLSMKIDRQKAEAMGVSFNEINQTLSGALGSSYVNDFPNEGRIQQVIVQAEAESRMQLPEILSLNVRNKNGGMLPLSEFVRPVWQAAPVQMVRYQGYPAFRITGWPNWGYSSGDAMAEMEKLAADLPAGFAIEWTGQSLQEQQSASEAPMLMVLSMLVIFLVLAALYESWSIPVSVMLVVPLGLIGAMIAVYLRGMPNDAFFKVGMITIIGLSAKNAILIVEFARQLQQEGESLLNATVKAARMRLRPIMMTSLAFTLGVVPLMLASGASATTQQAIGTGVFGGMVTGTLLAIFFVPVFFVTVLTLVDKVKKKARP; this is translated from the coding sequence ATGTCTCAGTTCTTTATACGCAGACCCATATTTGCCTGGGTTATTGCGCTTTTTATTATTCTTTCAGGCGTGATTGCTATCCCGCAACTTCCGGTCGCTCAATATCCGTCGGTTGCGCCACCGAGTTTGTCTATTACGGTGACCTATCCGGGTGCAACGCCTCAGACCATGAATGAGTCGGTTATTTCACTCATTGAACGCGAATTATCTGGGGTTGACGATCTTCTTTATTACGAATCAACCAGCGATACGTCTGGCGTTGCGACCATTACCGTCACTTTCAAACCCGGTACCGATATCCGGCTGGCGCAGGTTGATGTACAGAATCAGATTAAAGTCGTGGAGCCCCGCTTACCCCAGTCTGTGCGTCAGAATGGATTAAGCGTTGAAGCCGCCTCTTCGGGTTTTCTCATGATGGTGGGACTCAATTCCCCTGGTGGTAAGTTCAGCGAGGCCGATCTGAGTGATTACTTTGCGAGAAAAATAACGGACGAGCTCCGCCGTATTGATGGCGTCGGCAAAGTACAGGCGTTTGGCTCAGAGAAAGCCATGCGTATCTGGGTTGACCCTTCAAAACTTATCGCATACAAGCTCTCAATAAGCGATATCAACACGGCCATTACAGAACAAAATGCTCAGGTTTCACCGGGTAAGCTGGGTGATTCTCCTGCAACTACCAGCCAGTTAACAGCCTATCCATTAGACGTAAACGGACAACTTGGTACGCCAGAGGAGTTTCGAAAAATCGTCCTGAAAGCTAACCCGGACGGTTCGCAGGTAACGCTGGGTGATGTGTCCCGGGTGGAACTGGGATTACAGTCCTATGCGTTTGCTATCAGGGAGAACAGTCATGGTTCCACCGCCGCCGCCATTCAGCTCTCTCCTGGCGCGAACGCCGTTCGTACGTCGGACGCGGTTAAGGCCAGGATGCAGGATCTTGCTAAATCCTTCCCGTCGGGCATGGAGTATTCCATTCCTTTTGATACGTCACCCTTCGTAAAAATTTCGATTGAGAAAGTTGTCCATACGTTTATTGAAGCGATGGTGTTGGTTTTCCTGGTGATGTATCTCTTTTTACAAAATGTCCGCTATACCTTCATACCCGCCATCGTTGCGCCAGTTGCATTGCTGGGCACCTTCACGGTCATGATGCTGGCAGGCTTTTCCATAAACGTACTGACAATGTACGGGATGGTTCTGGCTATCGGGATCATTGTGGATGATGCCATTGTGGTGGTGGAGAATGTCGAACGTCTGATGGCAGAAGAAGGATTGTCGCCTGAAGAGGCAACCATCAAGGCCATGAAGGAGATCAGCGGCGCGGTGGTCGGTATTACATTAGTCCTGACCGCTGTGTTCCTGCCAATGGGGCTCGCCTCGGGTTCGGTTGGCGTGATTTATCGCCAGTTTACGCTGTCGATGGCGGTTTCCATTCTCTTTTCCGCCTTTCTGGCTTTAACGCTGACGCCTGCGCTATGTGCAACGCTATTAAAACCCGTCACGGCGAATTCTCATAAAAAGAACAGGTTCTTTACCTGGTTTAACAGCGCATTTGATCGCCTGACGGGTCGTTACGAAAAGGGGGTGACCCGCGTCATACGCAAGACCGGCAGGATGACCCTCATTTATCTGACATTGTGTGGTGTCCTCTATCTGGCCTTTAAATTCTTACCTTCGTCTTTCCTGCCAGAAGAAGATCAGGGCTACTTCATTACGTCGATTCAACTGCCCGCTGATGCCACGATGAAACGGACAGAGGCGGTGGTGAAGGAGTATGAAAAAGTCGTGATGGAACGTCCCGGGGTTGAGCGTAACGTTTCCATTTTAGGATTCAGCTTTTCTGGTGCGGGTTCGAACTCCGCGATGGCTTTTACCACGCTGAAAGACTGGGATCAGCGCAATGGCGCGACAGCCCAAAATGAAGTCACTCATGTCCAGAATGCACTGGGGGATATTCCGCAGGCAACAATAACCAGCCTGCTTCCTCCCGCGATCTCTGAGTTAAGTACCTCTTCCGGTTTTACCCTGCGTCTGGAAGACCGGGCAGGGCACGGTTATCCGGCGCTGGTAAACGCGCTTAATATGCTTCTTGAAAAAGCAGGGAAAAGCGAAGCGCTGTATGGTGTGTATATGGATGGCCTGCCTGATGGCATGGGACTCAGCATGAAAATTGACAGACAAAAGGCTGAAGCGATGGGGGTATCCTTCAATGAAATTAATCAGACGCTTTCTGGTGCGCTCGGATCGAGTTATGTGAACGACTTCCCTAATGAAGGGCGTATACAGCAGGTTATCGTGCAGGCCGAAGCGGAATCACGCATGCAGCTGCCTGAAATACTCTCCCTCAACGTTCGTAATAAAAATGGTGGGATGTTACCGCTGTCAGAGTTCGTTCGCCCGGTTTGGCAGGCCGCGCCAGTTCAGATGGTTCGCTACCAGGGGTATCCCGCTTTCAGGATAACGGGTTGGCCAAACTGGGGGTATTCGAGCGGGGACGCAATGGCAGAAATGGAAAAACTTGCCGCAGATTTACCTGCAGGTTTTGCTATCGAATGGACAGGGCAGTCACTCCAGGAGCAGCAGTCAGCCTCCGAAGCACCGATGTTAATGGTGCTCTCAATGCTGGTCATTTTCCTCGTGCTGGCGGCTCTTTATGAAAGCTGGTCTATACCCGTTTCAGTCATGCTCGTGGTCCCGTTGGGTCTCATCGGGGCGATGATAGCGGTCTACCTCAGAGGCATGCCGAATGACGCGTTTTTCAAAGTAGGGATGATTACCATCATCGGTTTATCGGCGAAAAACGCCATCCTCATCGTTGAGTTTGCTCGTCAACTGCAACAAGAGGGTGAAAGTCTTCTGAATGCTACGGTCAAAGCCGCCAGGATGCGTTTAAGGCCTATCATGATGACCTCGCTCGCCTTCACCCTGGGCGTTGTTCCGCTAATGCTTGCGTCGGGGGCAAGCGCCACAACTCAACAAGCCATTGGTACGGGCGTGTTTGGCGGCATGGTAACCGGGACGCTACTCGCCATCTTTTTCGTGCCCGTATTCTTCGTGACGGTGTTAACGCTGGTTGATAAGGTCAAAAAGAAGGCTCGTCCCTGA
- the acrA_2 gene encoding acriflavine resistance protein A precursor: MRWSAPGDTQAMAIIQQLDRVYVDARVPSQALRSLYLPSDAVPANPSNVTAVVLDDEGKPYDTPARLLFSGMSVNDETGDVVLRAEVENPQRTLLPGMFAKLQITRLIQKEGLAIPEQAINRAEGKNTVWMVGQDNKAKRVEIQTGEQTAKGITVTAGLKVGDKIVIEGQDKLQEGAEVTARSDKAHR; this comes from the coding sequence GTGCGCTGGTCAGCCCCTGGCGATACGCAGGCGATGGCCATTATTCAACAACTTGATCGTGTTTATGTTGACGCACGCGTTCCCTCGCAGGCTCTTCGCTCTCTGTACCTTCCCAGTGACGCTGTTCCCGCTAACCCGTCAAATGTCACCGCTGTCGTGCTTGATGATGAGGGTAAACCCTATGACACACCTGCGCGTTTGCTGTTTTCCGGTATGAGCGTTAACGATGAAACCGGTGATGTTGTACTTCGGGCAGAAGTCGAAAACCCTCAACGGACCTTGCTTCCCGGCATGTTTGCAAAGCTGCAAATAACACGTCTTATTCAAAAAGAGGGACTGGCAATTCCTGAGCAAGCCATCAACAGGGCGGAGGGGAAAAACACCGTATGGATGGTGGGTCAGGACAACAAAGCGAAGCGCGTTGAGATCCAAACCGGAGAGCAAACAGCGAAAGGAATAACGGTAACGGCTGGCCTGAAAGTCGGCGACAAAATAGTCATAGAAGGCCAGGACAAGCTACAGGAAGGCGCAGAGGTGACTGCTCGTTCTGATAAAGCCCATCGCTAA
- the ttgA gene encoding acriflavine resistance protein A precursor, translating into MANAALARAKATYQQMSSRAYRFSQLQKNAAISQQDLEDAKAASAQAAADLAEATASLNRKKLDLNYATVKAPISGRVDQEFVTEGALVSPWRYAGDGHYSTT; encoded by the coding sequence ATGGCTAATGCGGCACTTGCCAGGGCCAAAGCCACCTATCAACAAATGAGTAGCCGTGCTTATCGCTTTTCACAGTTGCAAAAAAATGCGGCCATTAGCCAGCAGGATCTTGAAGATGCAAAAGCGGCAAGTGCGCAGGCTGCGGCCGATCTTGCGGAAGCGACAGCCTCTTTAAACCGTAAAAAGTTAGACTTGAATTATGCCACTGTGAAAGCGCCCATTAGCGGACGAGTGGATCAGGAGTTTGTTACCGAAGGTGCGCTGGTCAGCCCCTGGCGATACGCAGGCGATGGCCATTATTCAACAACTTGA
- a CDS encoding Uncharacterized conserved protein, with amino-acid sequence MKNKILVSACLMGFRVRYNGSDKENVIAQLARWQQEQRLVIHCPELAAGLPVPRPPAEIIAADGKDVMFGQARIMENTGRDVTEHYQLAAWLALRTAQESGCVAALLTDGSPTCGSQHIYDGSFNAHRKAGMGVAASLLSEKGIAVFSESQIAELILWINEREGPSSLV; translated from the coding sequence ATGAAAAATAAAATTCTCGTCAGTGCATGCCTGATGGGCTTCCGGGTTCGTTATAACGGAAGTGATAAAGAGAATGTGATCGCTCAACTTGCTCGCTGGCAACAGGAACAACGCCTGGTGATCCATTGCCCTGAACTGGCGGCCGGGTTGCCGGTACCGCGTCCCCCGGCAGAAATTATCGCTGCTGACGGTAAAGATGTGATGTTCGGACAAGCCCGGATCATGGAAAACACCGGTCGTGACGTGACGGAACATTATCAGCTTGCCGCCTGGCTCGCCCTGCGTACAGCCCAGGAATCCGGATGTGTCGCGGCGTTGTTAACGGATGGCAGCCCGACGTGCGGTAGCCAACATATCTATGACGGTTCATTTAATGCTCATCGCAAAGCGGGTATGGGCGTCGCGGCATCGCTACTGTCAGAAAAGGGTATAGCGGTATTTTCAGAATCACAGATCGCGGAACTGATTCTCTGGATTAACGAAAGAGAAGGTCCTTCATCCCTTGTCTGA
- a CDS encoding dephospho-CoA kinase/protein folding accessory domain-containing protein, producing MRKITVVAYDAQWPEQYEAERALLQATLGQVIYHIHHIGSTSVPGLAAKPVIDILLEVTDLDELDRLNAAIAAIGYCARGENGISNRRYFTKGGDQRSHQVHAYVAGDTQIRKHLAFRDYLITHGETAARYAEIKRAAMRASENDAHRYSALKADFIEHHLRLALNASE from the coding sequence ATGCGAAAAATCACGGTTGTGGCGTACGACGCCCAATGGCCTGAACAGTATGAGGCTGAACGCGCCTTATTGCAGGCCACACTGGGTCAGGTCATTTATCACATTCATCATATTGGCAGTACCTCTGTTCCCGGTTTAGCAGCCAAACCCGTTATCGATATTTTGCTGGAGGTAACTGATCTCGATGAACTGGACAGGCTAAACGCTGCTATAGCGGCTATCGGGTACTGCGCCCGCGGTGAAAATGGAATATCGAATCGCCGCTATTTCACCAAAGGCGGCGACCAACGCAGCCATCAGGTTCATGCTTATGTCGCTGGTGATACGCAAATACGAAAACACCTGGCGTTCCGTGATTATCTGATAACACACGGGGAAACAGCGGCACGGTATGCAGAGATAAAACGTGCGGCGATGCGGGCAAGTGAAAACGATGCGCATCGCTATAGTGCCCTGAAAGCAGACTTCATCGAACACCATCTTCGGCTGGCACTCAACGCATCTGAATAA
- the mipA_3 gene encoding MltA-interacting protein, whose protein sequence is MGMSHSVWEISKTTLATDALGTSNGLYWSNAWRYPVQIGSLGFEPALGFNWNDRKFNKYYFGISAEEAARSGLRKYTPGESVTPYAEVNMNYMVTENWNIYGGARYTLLPDAVKKSPMVDKDSVLSLWTGFAYVF, encoded by the coding sequence ATGGGCATGAGTCACTCAGTATGGGAAATTTCGAAAACCACACTCGCAACGGATGCCCTTGGTACGAGTAATGGCCTGTACTGGAGCAATGCCTGGCGTTATCCGGTACAAATCGGCTCACTGGGTTTCGAACCCGCTTTGGGTTTTAACTGGAATGACCGAAAGTTTAATAAATATTATTTCGGCATTAGTGCTGAAGAGGCAGCGAGAAGCGGATTACGCAAATATACACCAGGCGAAAGCGTAACCCCTTATGCTGAAGTCAATATGAATTATATGGTTACGGAAAACTGGAACATTTACGGTGGGGCGCGTTACACCCTATTACCGGATGCCGTTAAAAAGAGTCCCATGGTTGATAAAGATTCGGTCCTCTCTTTATGGACTGGATTTGCTTATGTTTTTTAA